From one Bacteroides eggerthii genomic stretch:
- a CDS encoding glycoside hydrolase family 43 protein: protein MKKNYSSHKHSKWTLLFLFLCIGHSAKADYPIFWQRYTADPSGIEYNGRLYLFCSHDTYNAERGYGYFMNDITCISTDDMKNWTDHGEVFHAKDSKWGAKMTWAPCVVHRNGKFYLYYGDANSGGIGVAVSDLPTGPYIDNHDRPVVGMDTPGVLLYDENNRCIKNKKGVPGAISGSENWGMWCFDPCVFVDDDGQAYMYFGGAHPDNSRIIKLKENMTEVDGSAVKPNTPGFFEASFVHKYRGKYYLSYAGHYFGKPANIEYVMSDKPMEGFRNPGVILPNPPVNDGFNNHHSIFQFKGEWYIAYHNRKVAYENNEQDQRSREYMRSVCIDRLFHNEDGTVQTVEVTRDGLEQLKNVDPYRRNEAETMAKGYGIDTEFKARGCSDRIVTSIHNGDYLKIRGVDFKNGGASKFAASLSALKGSGRVEIRLEGVDGLLIGTLPVSSTGSWEKWQTMTTDVKHLGGVYDLYLVFKGEEGELFRMDYWSFTK from the coding sequence ATGAAAAAGAATTATTCGTCGCACAAACACAGTAAATGGACATTATTGTTTTTGTTTCTATGTATCGGCCACAGTGCCAAGGCTGATTATCCTATTTTTTGGCAGCGTTATACGGCAGATCCCTCAGGGATAGAATATAACGGGCGCTTGTATCTGTTTTGCTCACATGACACATACAATGCGGAAAGAGGATATGGCTATTTCATGAATGATATAACCTGCATTTCCACAGACGATATGAAAAACTGGACCGATCATGGAGAGGTTTTTCATGCGAAAGATTCTAAATGGGGGGCCAAAATGACTTGGGCGCCTTGCGTGGTTCACCGAAATGGAAAATTCTACTTATATTATGGAGATGCCAACAGCGGTGGGATTGGCGTAGCGGTAAGCGATCTGCCGACCGGACCCTATATTGACAACCACGACCGGCCTGTGGTGGGCATGGATACTCCGGGTGTGCTCCTCTACGACGAGAACAACCGTTGCATTAAAAACAAAAAAGGAGTGCCGGGGGCCATATCGGGTAGTGAGAACTGGGGGATGTGGTGCTTTGATCCATGTGTGTTTGTAGACGATGACGGACAGGCATATATGTATTTTGGCGGTGCTCACCCCGACAATTCCCGGATTATCAAACTAAAAGAGAATATGACGGAGGTTGACGGAAGTGCGGTCAAGCCCAACACTCCCGGATTTTTTGAGGCTTCTTTTGTACACAAATACAGGGGTAAATACTATCTTTCTTATGCCGGACATTATTTTGGGAAGCCTGCCAATATAGAATATGTAATGAGTGACAAGCCTATGGAAGGTTTCAGGAATCCGGGAGTCATTTTGCCCAATCCGCCGGTTAATGACGGCTTTAACAATCACCACTCCATCTTTCAGTTTAAAGGTGAATGGTATATTGCCTATCATAACCGTAAAGTTGCCTATGAGAATAACGAACAGGATCAGCGCTCTCGTGAATATATGCGCAGTGTATGCATAGACCGTCTATTCCATAACGAAGATGGCACTGTTCAAACAGTTGAAGTGACGCGTGACGGGTTGGAACAGTTGAAGAACGTTGACCCTTACCGGAGAAACGAAGCGGAAACAATGGCAAAAGGCTATGGAATTGATACGGAATTCAAGGCCAGAGGATGTTCCGACCGCATAGTAACTTCCATTCATAATGGAGACTATTTGAAAATCCGCGGGGTTGATTTCAAAAACGGAGGTGCATCAAAGTTTGCTGCCTCACTTTCCGCATTGAAAGGAAGTGGACGGGTGGAAATACGCTTAGAGGGAGTGGACGGATTGCTTATAGGAACCCTTCCTGTCTCATCGACCGGCAGTTGGGAGAAATGGCAGACGATGACAACGGATGTCAAGCACTTGGGAGGAGTTTATGACTTGTATCTGGTGTTTAAAGGGGAGGAGGGAGAACTCTTCCGCATGGATTACTGGAGCTTTACAAAATAA
- the xyn10D/fae1 gene encoding bifunctional endo-1,4-beta-xylanase/feruloyl esterase, with amino-acid sequence MKHLLKLPLCALAFAMTANTGFAQSSATGLKDAYKDYFSIGVAVNMQNITNPEQIAIIKKDFNSITAENDMKPQPTEPAYGQFNWENADKIANFCRSNGIKLRGHCLMWHAQIGKWMYQDEKGNLVSKEKLFQNMKHHITAIMERYKDVVYAWDVVNEAISDGGRPVMGQKPSPYRNSPLYQIAGDEFIKKAFIYAREADPNVLLFYNDYNAADPQKRDRIYNMVKSMKEEGVPIDGIGMQGHYNIYGPSMEDVDAALTKYSTIVKHIHITELDIRANEEMGGHLNFSREAGDISQTVKLLQEDQYTRLFKILRKHKDVVDNVTFWNLSDRDSWVGVRNYPLPYDENYKPKRVYSLIKDFDPAADNAVVKEDFRPSVLNQPGQQYPMVNSQGYARFRVVAPDAKSVIVSLGLGGRGGTVLRKDKEGVWVGTTDGPMDEGFHYYHLTIDGGVFNDPGAKNYYGSCRWESGIEIPAHDADFYAMKEVPHGNVQQVYFYSKSTNTHRRAFVYTPPTYGKDKKKYPVLYLQHGWGEDETAWSNQGHANLIMDNLIAEGKIEPFIIVMTYGMTNDVRFGHINQFTAKEFETVLVDELIPYIDSNFRTLADKKHRAMAGLSMGGFETRLITLRRPEVFNYYGLLSGGVYAPGDIKDKNQVASIFISCGSKENPAGVTKAVEDLKAAGFNATSFVSPDTAHEFLTWRRSLYHMAQLLFK; translated from the coding sequence ATGAAACATTTACTTAAATTACCCCTTTGTGCATTGGCCTTTGCCATGACTGCAAACACAGGATTCGCCCAAAGCAGTGCAACAGGGTTGAAGGATGCCTACAAGGATTACTTCTCTATCGGTGTGGCTGTCAACATGCAAAACATCACAAATCCCGAACAGATTGCCATCATCAAAAAAGACTTCAACAGCATTACGGCCGAGAACGACATGAAGCCGCAACCCACCGAACCCGCCTACGGACAATTCAACTGGGAAAACGCCGACAAAATCGCCAACTTCTGCCGCAGCAACGGAATCAAACTTCGCGGGCACTGCCTGATGTGGCATGCACAGATAGGAAAATGGATGTATCAGGATGAAAAAGGAAATCTTGTATCCAAAGAAAAACTGTTCCAAAACATGAAACACCACATCACAGCTATTATGGAACGTTACAAAGACGTGGTATACGCATGGGATGTAGTGAATGAAGCAATTTCCGACGGTGGACGGCCGGTCATGGGACAAAAGCCCAGCCCCTACCGCAACTCTCCCCTCTATCAGATAGCAGGCGATGAATTCATCAAGAAAGCCTTTATCTACGCTCGCGAGGCCGACCCCAACGTACTCCTTTTCTATAATGATTACAATGCCGCCGATCCCCAAAAGCGCGACCGCATCTACAACATGGTGAAGTCCATGAAAGAAGAAGGTGTACCCATCGACGGTATCGGTATGCAGGGACATTACAACATCTACGGCCCAAGTATGGAAGATGTAGATGCCGCCCTGACGAAATACTCTACAATAGTGAAGCACATCCATATCACCGAGCTGGACATTCGCGCCAACGAGGAAATGGGAGGACATCTCAACTTCAGCCGCGAGGCCGGCGACATCAGTCAGACAGTAAAACTGCTTCAGGAGGACCAATACACACGTCTCTTCAAGATTCTCCGCAAACATAAAGATGTGGTGGACAATGTCACGTTCTGGAATCTTTCCGACCGGGACTCATGGGTAGGCGTGCGCAACTATCCGTTGCCTTACGACGAAAACTATAAGCCGAAACGCGTTTACAGCCTCATCAAGGATTTTGATCCGGCAGCCGACAATGCAGTGGTGAAAGAAGACTTCCGCCCATCCGTACTCAATCAGCCCGGCCAGCAGTATCCCATGGTCAACTCACAAGGCTATGCCCGTTTCCGCGTGGTTGCTCCTGATGCCAAATCGGTCATCGTCAGTCTCGGTCTGGGCGGTCGTGGAGGTACAGTTCTCCGCAAGGATAAAGAAGGCGTATGGGTAGGTACGACAGACGGCCCCATGGACGAAGGTTTCCATTACTACCACCTCACTATCGACGGTGGCGTGTTCAATGATCCGGGAGCCAAGAACTACTATGGTTCCTGCCGTTGGGAAAGCGGTATTGAGATTCCGGCACACGATGCCGATTTCTATGCAATGAAGGAAGTGCCTCATGGCAACGTGCAGCAAGTCTATTTCTACTCAAAGAGCACCAACACTCACCGTCGTGCATTTGTCTACACTCCGCCCACCTACGGCAAAGACAAGAAGAAATATCCGGTTCTCTATTTGCAACATGGTTGGGGAGAGGACGAAACAGCCTGGTCCAATCAAGGACACGCCAACCTGATTATGGACAACCTGATTGCCGAAGGCAAGATTGAACCTTTCATCATTGTGATGACATACGGCATGACGAATGATGTGAGATTCGGGCATATCAACCAATTTACAGCCAAAGAATTTGAAACAGTCCTGGTAGACGAGCTGATACCTTACATTGACAGCAATTTCCGCACACTGGCCGACAAGAAGCACCGCGCAATGGCCGGACTCTCCATGGGCGGCTTTGAAACAAGACTGATAACCTTGCGTCGTCCCGAAGTGTTCAATTACTACGGACTATTGAGCGGCGGCGTCTATGCACCGGGCGACATAAAGGACAAGAATCAGGTAGCAAGCATCTTCATCAGTTGCGGAAGCAAAGAAAATCCTGCCGGTGTAACCAAAGCAGTGGAAGACCTCAAAGCTGCCGGCTTCAATGCAACCTCTTTTGTTTCTCCCGACACAGCACATGAGTTTCTCACTTGGCGCAGAAGCCTGTATCACATGGCACAGCTACTATTCAAATAA